Proteins from one Listeria weihenstephanensis genomic window:
- a CDS encoding GtrA family protein has translation MMYIIMGGFTTLVNIVSFWLCNDILGINYVVSNTVAWILSVIFAYVTNKRFVFDSYTPTWRDRVREATSFFGFRFLTYLVDIAVMILLISGLGIAPLWAKIWTNIIVLILNYIFSKWIIFKIRN, from the coding sequence ATGATGTATATTATAATGGGTGGTTTTACTACGCTTGTGAATATTGTATCATTTTGGTTGTGTAACGATATTTTAGGGATTAATTATGTTGTCTCAAATACGGTAGCCTGGATATTATCGGTTATATTTGCTTACGTGACAAATAAGCGATTTGTTTTTGATAGTTATACACCAACATGGAGAGACCGAGTACGTGAAGCCACTTCATTTTTTGGTTTTCGTTTTTTGACATATTTAGTTGATATAGCAGTTATGATATTATTAATAAGTGGCTTAGGAATTGCTCCACTTTGGGCGAAAATTTGGACAAATATCATTGTTCTTATTTTAAATTATATATTTAGTAAATGGATTATATTTAAAATAAGAAATTAG
- a CDS encoding ABC transporter substrate-binding protein: MNLKKIISIFSLAFILVLAGCGAQMTSEKTAQNPEYIASDATGAKIELDAKPKKIVSLIPSNTEILYRLGVGENVVGVTSSDDYPAEVKNVPIVATTEINVEKIIGMKPDLVLGHASMMSYNKDAYDQIKKANIPLFVVADAQDFDAAYKTFTQIGDLTGKTKEAEKLISSMKATDKSSRKEAAKKVQTKAKVWLEISPDLYTAGKDTFINEMLTNIEATNIVSETGYPQYSEEQVIKAAPDVIITIYPNAKQEIAKRSAWKNIPAVKNNRIYEVDPSIVSRPGPRLIEGQEALFNAIYPTNRYILNETIADFSF; encoded by the coding sequence ATGAATTTAAAAAAAATAATCTCGATATTTAGCTTAGCCTTCATCCTTGTTTTAGCAGGCTGTGGTGCGCAAATGACATCTGAAAAAACAGCACAAAATCCAGAATACATAGCAAGCGACGCGACTGGTGCCAAAATTGAACTAGATGCGAAACCGAAAAAAATCGTCTCACTTATCCCGAGCAACACCGAAATCCTATACCGTCTTGGCGTTGGCGAAAACGTTGTTGGAGTCACATCGAGCGATGATTATCCAGCAGAAGTCAAAAACGTCCCGATTGTTGCGACGACAGAAATCAACGTTGAGAAAATTATCGGCATGAAGCCCGACTTAGTTCTCGGACACGCCTCCATGATGAGCTATAATAAAGATGCCTACGACCAAATCAAAAAAGCAAACATCCCGCTGTTCGTTGTGGCAGACGCGCAAGACTTCGATGCGGCCTACAAAACCTTCACACAAATCGGCGACCTAACCGGCAAAACAAAAGAAGCGGAGAAGCTGATATCGTCTATGAAAGCAACCGATAAATCAAGTCGCAAGGAAGCCGCAAAGAAAGTGCAAACAAAAGCAAAAGTCTGGCTTGAAATCAGTCCAGATCTCTACACAGCAGGCAAAGATACATTCATCAACGAAATGCTCACTAACATCGAAGCAACAAACATCGTCTCCGAAACAGGCTATCCGCAATACAGCGAGGAACAAGTCATAAAAGCCGCACCCGATGTCATCATTACAATCTATCCAAACGCCAAACAAGAAATTGCGAAGCGTTCCGCGTGGAAAAACATCCCGGCCGTTAAAAATAATCGCATCTATGAGGTCGATCCATCCATTGTCAGCCGACCAGGACCACGCCTTATCGAAGGACAAGAAGCCTTATTTAATGCAATCTATCCGACGAATAGATATATTTTGAATGAAACTATTGCTGATTTTTCTTTTTAA
- the pyc gene encoding pyruvate carboxylase — translation MNNIKKVLVANRGEIAIRVLRACTELNIKTVAIYSQEDTAAFHRYKADEAYLVGEGKKPIDAYLDIDNIIEIAKIANVDAIHPGYGFLSENIDFAKRCEKEGIIFVGPKSKHLDMFGDKIKAKEQALLAGIPVIPGSNGPVASPEEVAAFGEEHGYPLMVKASLGGGGRGMRVVQGPADVKEAFERAGSEAKAAFGNDEVYVEKCVVKPKHIEVQILGDSHGNIVHLFERDCSVQRRHQKVVEVAPCNAITSELRERICDAAVKLMKNVNYLNAGTVEFLVAGEDFYFIEVNPRVQVEHTITEMITGIDIVQSQLFIADGCAMHDQIVGIPQQEDIRINGSAIQCRITTEDPLNNFMPDTGRINTYRSTGGFGVRLDAGNGFQGTVVTPFYDSLLVKLCTWGMTFEQACRKMIRNLIEFRIRGVKTNIPFLLNVVQHPDFISGNYNTSFIDTTPELFDFPKVRDRGTKTLRYISNVTVNGFPGIKHREKLVYDDLRIPKIPFDAKIEPGTKQILDAKGPAGIVEWVKSQNEVLLTDTTLRDAHQSLLATRVRSKDIFQIADPMAHLLPNMFSFEMWGGATFDTAYRFLNEDPWVRLETLRKQIPNVMFQMLLRGANAVGYKNYPDNVIREFVKQSAQSGVDVFRIFDSLNWLKGMEVSIEAVRDAGKVVEAAICYTGDIEDATRTKYNVDYYKDMAKELVAQGTDILAIKDMAGLLKPQAAYRLVSELKETIDVPIHLHTHDTSGNGIYTYAAAVSAGVDIVDVSSSAMSGATSQPSMTGLYYGLENGKRQAILNAHNSQIVNHYWEDVRKYYKDFDNALNSPQTEVYIHEMPGGQYTNLQQQAKAVGLGDRWDEVKDTYATVNEMFGDIVKVTPSSKVVGDMALFMVQNDLSEQDVFDKGETLDFPDSIIEFFMGEIGQPYGGFPEKLQKLVLKGRTPLTERPGALMEPVDFEAVRAELAEKMTTGAPTDHDVMSYILYPKVFLEYLTMIEKYGDVTVLDTPTFFKGMRLGETVEVELEKGKTLIIKLNSIGEPIADGTRVIYFELNGQPREISVQDFNVQSTVVTRRKIDTTNPEHVGATMTGSVIKIVAEKGQEVKKGDPLIITEAMKMETTIQAPFDGKVNAIFVTDGDVIESADLLMEVGRI, via the coding sequence ATGAACAACATTAAAAAGGTATTAGTAGCCAATCGTGGCGAGATCGCGATTCGTGTACTTCGTGCGTGTACCGAGTTAAACATTAAGACAGTAGCGATCTATTCGCAAGAGGACACGGCGGCGTTTCACCGTTATAAAGCGGATGAGGCTTATCTCGTAGGGGAAGGTAAGAAACCAATCGATGCATATCTTGATATCGATAACATTATCGAAATTGCTAAAATAGCAAATGTTGATGCGATACATCCTGGTTATGGCTTTTTGTCGGAAAATATTGACTTTGCCAAGCGCTGTGAAAAAGAGGGTATCATTTTTGTAGGACCTAAATCGAAACACCTAGATATGTTTGGCGATAAGATTAAAGCGAAAGAACAAGCTTTACTTGCCGGCATTCCAGTTATCCCAGGTAGTAACGGACCTGTTGCGTCACCTGAGGAAGTAGCTGCTTTTGGAGAAGAACATGGTTATCCGTTGATGGTAAAAGCTTCTCTTGGTGGGGGCGGACGTGGTATGCGTGTCGTTCAAGGACCAGCAGATGTGAAGGAAGCGTTTGAGCGCGCCGGATCAGAAGCGAAGGCTGCTTTTGGTAATGATGAAGTGTACGTGGAGAAATGTGTTGTCAAACCGAAACATATTGAAGTGCAGATTTTAGGGGATTCTCACGGCAATATCGTCCATTTATTTGAACGTGATTGCTCTGTACAACGTCGTCATCAAAAAGTAGTGGAAGTAGCACCGTGTAACGCGATTACATCGGAATTACGTGAGCGTATTTGTGATGCTGCCGTGAAATTAATGAAAAATGTTAATTATTTGAATGCTGGAACGGTCGAATTTTTAGTTGCTGGCGAAGATTTTTATTTCATTGAAGTAAATCCGCGTGTTCAAGTAGAGCACACGATTACGGAGATGATTACGGGGATTGATATTGTTCAGTCGCAACTGTTTATCGCTGATGGCTGTGCGATGCATGACCAAATCGTTGGAATTCCGCAACAAGAAGATATTCGTATCAATGGTTCGGCGATTCAATGTCGGATTACGACGGAAGATCCTTTGAACAACTTTATGCCAGATACTGGTCGTATTAATACATACCGCTCAACTGGTGGTTTTGGGGTGCGTCTGGATGCTGGTAACGGTTTCCAAGGTACGGTTGTAACGCCGTTTTATGATTCTTTACTTGTAAAATTATGTACGTGGGGCATGACGTTTGAACAAGCGTGCCGCAAAATGATTCGTAACTTAATCGAGTTCCGGATTCGTGGCGTGAAAACGAATATTCCGTTCTTGCTAAACGTGGTACAACATCCTGATTTCATTAGTGGAAACTACAATACATCGTTTATCGATACGACGCCTGAATTGTTTGATTTCCCGAAAGTGCGTGACCGTGGTACGAAGACGTTGCGTTATATCAGTAACGTGACGGTGAACGGCTTCCCAGGTATTAAACATCGCGAGAAACTGGTCTATGATGATCTGCGAATTCCGAAGATTCCTTTCGACGCAAAAATCGAACCAGGAACGAAACAAATTTTGGATGCAAAAGGTCCTGCGGGAATCGTGGAATGGGTTAAATCGCAAAATGAGGTATTGTTGACTGATACAACATTGCGTGACGCGCATCAATCGTTGTTGGCGACGCGTGTTCGTTCGAAAGATATTTTCCAAATTGCCGATCCAATGGCGCATTTATTGCCGAACATGTTCTCCTTTGAAATGTGGGGCGGGGCAACGTTTGATACGGCTTACCGCTTCTTGAACGAGGATCCGTGGGTGCGTCTGGAAACGTTGCGTAAACAAATTCCAAACGTGATGTTCCAAATGTTGTTACGTGGAGCGAATGCTGTTGGTTACAAGAACTATCCGGATAACGTGATTCGCGAGTTCGTGAAGCAGTCTGCGCAAAGTGGCGTTGACGTGTTCCGTATTTTTGATAGCTTGAACTGGTTGAAAGGCATGGAAGTGTCGATTGAAGCGGTTCGTGATGCTGGTAAAGTTGTCGAAGCTGCGATTTGTTACACAGGCGATATTGAAGATGCCACACGTACGAAATATAACGTGGATTATTACAAAGATATGGCGAAAGAACTTGTGGCGCAAGGAACGGATATCTTGGCGATTAAAGATATGGCTGGACTTTTGAAACCGCAAGCGGCGTATCGTCTTGTAAGCGAACTGAAGGAAACGATCGATGTGCCGATTCATTTACACACGCATGATACGAGTGGTAACGGGATTTATACGTATGCTGCGGCGGTTAGTGCGGGCGTGGATATTGTCGACGTATCGTCAAGCGCGATGAGTGGCGCGACGTCTCAACCGAGCATGACTGGTCTTTATTACGGTCTTGAAAACGGGAAACGTCAAGCGATTCTTAATGCGCACAATTCGCAAATCGTTAACCACTATTGGGAAGATGTTCGTAAATATTATAAAGACTTTGATAACGCGCTGAACTCACCGCAAACCGAGGTTTATATTCACGAGATGCCAGGTGGTCAATATACGAATTTGCAACAACAGGCAAAAGCAGTAGGTCTTGGCGATCGCTGGGACGAAGTGAAAGACACGTACGCGACGGTAAACGAGATGTTTGGCGATATCGTGAAAGTAACTCCATCATCGAAAGTTGTCGGTGATATGGCGCTGTTCATGGTGCAAAACGATCTTTCGGAACAAGATGTCTTCGATAAAGGTGAAACGCTCGATTTCCCTGACTCGATCATTGAGTTCTTTATGGGCGAGATTGGCCAACCTTATGGCGGATTCCCAGAAAAACTGCAAAAACTTGTCTTGAAGGGCCGCACGCCTTTGACAGAACGTCCGGGAGCTTTGATGGAGCCTGTTGATTTTGAGGCAGTTCGCGCTGAACTTGCTGAGAAAATGACGACGGGAGCTCCGACAGACCACGATGTGATGTCTTATATTCTATATCCGAAAGTATTCCTTGAGTACTTGACGATGATTGAGAAATATGGTGACGTGACAGTGCTTGATACGCCGACCTTCTTTAAAGGCATGCGTTTAGGCGAGACGGTTGAAGTAGAGCTTGAAAAAGGTAAAACACTGATTATCAAGTTAAACTCTATTGGTGAGCCAATTGCTGATGGTACACGCGTGATCTACTTCGAATTAAACGGTCAACCGCGTGAAATCTCCGTGCAAGACTTTAACGTTCAATCGACAGTTGTGACGCGTCGCAAGATTGATACGACAAATCCAGAACATGTCGGCGCAACAATGACCGGTTCCGTGATTAAGATTGTCGCTGAGAAAGGCCAAGAAGTGAAGAAAGGCGATCCACTTATAATCACCGAAGCTATGAAGATGGAAACAACAATCCAAGCTCCATTCGACGGCAAAGTCAACGCGATTTTTGTCACAGACGGCGATGTGATTGAGTCAGCAGATCTATTAATGGAAGTAGGAAGAATTTGA
- the ftsW gene encoding putative lipid II flippase FtsW produces MFKKMLKSYDYPLLAVYIIVCLFGLIMVYSSSMFVAINKGYDPAIFYNSQLKNWIISLVLMVGFAVFPYKIFRNNKVLMLIMFGSVALLVLVLIFGDEANNAQSWLVLGPIRIQPSEFIKVSMIVYMAAIYSKKQRYIDDFNRGVLPPILFLVFICFLILLQPDIGTAAIVFLTGCGIIMASGMRLKTILKIVGLGVLILAVLCVVVFLLPEDVRSKLITEKRIGRITSFQNPFTDHGASGYQLVNSFYAIGSGGFFGQGLGESVQKLGYLPEAYTDFISAIIAEELGFFGILITVGGIFFIVLRSITNGMRSNDSFGSLLCYGTATLIGIQAFINLGGASGMIPLTGVTLPFTSFGGSSLMSMSILVGIVLNVSMMNKFQKNYGSEKDLEKPPKQKI; encoded by the coding sequence ATGTTTAAAAAAATGTTGAAATCCTATGACTATCCTCTTTTGGCGGTATACATCATTGTATGTCTCTTTGGATTGATCATGGTGTACAGTTCCAGTATGTTTGTGGCGATAAATAAAGGCTATGATCCAGCCATATTTTACAATTCACAACTAAAAAATTGGATTATATCGCTCGTATTAATGGTTGGTTTTGCGGTATTTCCGTACAAGATTTTCCGAAATAATAAAGTTTTGATGCTAATTATGTTCGGCTCGGTAGCCTTGTTAGTGCTCGTTTTGATCTTTGGTGATGAAGCGAATAACGCGCAAAGTTGGTTAGTACTTGGACCAATTCGGATTCAACCGTCGGAGTTTATCAAGGTATCGATGATTGTTTATATGGCTGCCATTTATTCGAAAAAACAACGCTATATTGATGATTTTAATCGAGGCGTTTTACCACCAATCTTATTTTTAGTATTCATTTGTTTTCTGATTTTGTTACAGCCGGATATCGGAACAGCTGCGATTGTCTTTTTGACAGGTTGTGGGATTATTATGGCGTCAGGAATGCGACTGAAGACGATTTTAAAAATTGTCGGATTGGGTGTTTTGATTTTAGCGGTTTTGTGCGTTGTTGTATTCTTATTGCCAGAAGATGTTCGATCTAAACTGATTACGGAGAAGCGGATTGGGCGGATTACAAGTTTTCAAAATCCATTTACCGATCATGGTGCTAGTGGGTATCAGCTTGTGAATTCGTTCTATGCGATTGGTTCGGGTGGTTTCTTTGGGCAAGGTCTTGGTGAAAGTGTGCAGAAATTGGGATATTTGCCAGAAGCCTACACGGATTTTATTAGCGCGATTATCGCGGAGGAGCTTGGCTTTTTCGGGATTTTGATAACGGTTGGAGGAATTTTCTTTATCGTGTTACGTTCGATCACGAATGGGATGCGCTCAAATGATTCTTTCGGTTCACTGCTTTGTTATGGAACCGCCACGCTGATTGGGATTCAGGCTTTTATCAATCTAGGCGGTGCATCAGGAATGATCCCGCTGACCGGGGTGACGCTACCGTTTACTAGTTTTGGAGGCTCGTCGCTGATGTCGATGTCGATTTTGGTCGGGATTGTCTTGAATGTGTCGATGATGAATAAGTTTCAGAAGAATTACGGGTCGGAAAAGGATTTGGAAAAACCACCAAAACAAAAAATATAA